In the Arthrobacter sp. 31Y genome, one interval contains:
- a CDS encoding acetate--CoA ligase family protein, with the protein MHSLSSLFAPRGIIVVGASSSPEKLGAVMAQSLSTYPAPVELVNSRGENGMHTTIADAAAAIPGGPDLAVLCVPASATAQALRDSAASGATAALVCAGGFAEAGGPGVEFALQVEAAVRETGIRLLGPNTSGFFVPHRNLRASFVPGVAELEPGSVAVVAASGGVNHVLAFHLQRSGAGVSLAAGIGAGMDITAPDVLDYLMTDDQTKAVALHLETVSDGPALIDAVSRLSVVKPVVALVVGRNDVSEFAQSHTGALATSWRTTRSVLKQAGAVIVDDENQLIAAVTALAGQRLSPMPDPGVGLITGQAGPGLLIADALHTAGVTLPRLSQSSQDTIGGLLPPLTFQANPVDTGRPGPGYEKIVAAVAQDPAIDVVAVYGLTEPVADLPLAVANSGAARTMPFVIGVDGPDGDLERTRKSAQQHELPLITGPTSLAHGIAALVNDARGQFQRADAPASSLAWPDIRGPWDENRAKELVGAFGIATPDRRVCTTRAAAQQALKDLGGPVAVKLLDAAVLHKTEIGGVHLGIKSAEDMDHALEQLEAAGAREYLVEAMAPSGVDLVVGVRRDPVFGPIVVLGLGGTAAEVFADIAIRSAPLAMRAAEGMPAELLARELLYGFRSGPMLDTSALAELLVKLGDALVSNQAIAEIEINPLRLTHSGLVALDAVVINVEEDI; encoded by the coding sequence ATGCATAGTCTCTCCTCTCTTTTCGCACCGCGGGGCATCATCGTCGTCGGCGCCTCTTCCAGTCCGGAAAAGCTTGGGGCCGTCATGGCCCAGTCGCTGTCCACCTACCCGGCTCCTGTTGAACTCGTGAACAGCCGCGGAGAGAACGGCATGCACACCACAATCGCCGACGCCGCGGCAGCTATCCCGGGCGGTCCGGATCTCGCAGTTCTGTGCGTGCCGGCGTCCGCCACGGCACAGGCCCTGCGTGACAGCGCCGCCAGCGGCGCGACAGCTGCCCTCGTCTGCGCCGGAGGATTCGCAGAAGCCGGCGGTCCCGGCGTCGAATTCGCCCTGCAAGTTGAGGCCGCTGTCCGGGAAACCGGCATCAGGCTGCTTGGTCCGAATACCTCCGGATTCTTTGTCCCACACCGCAACCTTCGGGCCAGCTTTGTGCCCGGCGTCGCTGAACTGGAGCCCGGTTCGGTTGCCGTGGTTGCGGCCAGCGGTGGAGTCAATCACGTTCTGGCATTCCATCTCCAGCGTTCCGGGGCGGGCGTCAGCCTGGCTGCCGGAATAGGGGCCGGCATGGATATCACGGCGCCCGACGTTCTGGACTACCTCATGACCGACGATCAGACCAAGGCAGTTGCCCTGCACCTGGAAACAGTCTCGGACGGGCCTGCACTTATAGATGCCGTGTCTCGCCTGAGCGTGGTCAAGCCGGTTGTCGCACTGGTGGTGGGCCGGAACGACGTCTCGGAGTTCGCCCAGTCCCATACAGGTGCTTTGGCCACCTCCTGGCGCACCACACGTTCAGTCCTCAAGCAGGCCGGTGCTGTGATCGTCGACGACGAAAACCAGTTAATTGCTGCCGTTACAGCCTTGGCGGGCCAGCGGCTTTCGCCCATGCCAGACCCCGGCGTAGGGCTCATTACGGGACAAGCAGGCCCCGGCCTACTGATAGCTGATGCCCTCCACACTGCCGGCGTAACGCTGCCCCGCCTGTCGCAAAGCAGCCAAGACACTATCGGTGGGCTGCTTCCGCCACTGACATTCCAGGCCAATCCTGTGGACACCGGTCGTCCCGGACCCGGGTACGAGAAAATCGTTGCCGCCGTGGCTCAAGACCCGGCAATCGACGTCGTTGCTGTCTATGGACTGACTGAACCTGTAGCCGATCTGCCGCTGGCTGTGGCAAACTCCGGGGCGGCCCGGACCATGCCGTTCGTGATCGGTGTCGATGGCCCCGACGGGGACCTGGAACGTACCCGTAAGTCCGCACAACAGCATGAGCTTCCTCTGATCACCGGGCCTACGTCCTTGGCGCACGGTATTGCTGCGCTGGTGAACGACGCCCGTGGACAATTCCAGCGGGCTGACGCGCCTGCAAGCTCACTTGCTTGGCCGGACATCCGGGGCCCGTGGGATGAAAACCGCGCCAAGGAACTTGTGGGGGCCTTTGGTATTGCCACGCCGGATCGGCGCGTGTGCACCACGCGTGCGGCCGCCCAGCAGGCGCTCAAGGACCTTGGTGGACCTGTGGCTGTCAAGTTGCTGGATGCCGCAGTGCTTCACAAGACCGAAATCGGTGGTGTGCATCTGGGGATCAAGTCCGCGGAAGACATGGACCACGCCTTGGAACAGCTAGAGGCTGCTGGAGCCCGCGAATACCTTGTGGAGGCCATGGCCCCCTCGGGTGTGGACCTCGTAGTGGGTGTTCGACGCGATCCGGTTTTCGGACCAATCGTTGTCCTGGGACTCGGCGGAACCGCGGCTGAGGTGTTCGCGGACATCGCCATACGCTCCGCCCCGCTGGCCATGCGGGCCGCGGAGGGCATGCCCGCTGAACTTTTGGCTCGCGAACTCTTGTACGGCTTCCGTTCGGGGCCGATGCTGGACACATCGGCGCTGGCAGAACTGTTGGTCAAGCTAGGCGACGCGCTGGTTTCCAACCAGGCGATCGCCGAAATCGAAATCAATCCCCTGCGCCTGACCCATAGCGGTCTCGTAGCGCTGGACGCAGTAGTTATCAATGTCGAGGAGGACATTTAA
- a CDS encoding NAD(P)-dependent alcohol dehydrogenase: MQVTAAVAREPHQPLSIEDLELDELRPNEVLVKMVASGVCHTDAIVRDQVYPTPLPAVLGHEGAGVVERIGSSVTTVQPGDHVLLAAAYCGKCDRCRSGEMAYCENLFAADFGGRRPDGTTALSKDGEVISSHFFGQSSFATYANVVEESVVRVSADVPLEIVAPLGCGIQTGAGAVLNELRPRLNSTLVVIGTGAVGSGAIMAGSVAGCGRIIAVDIHTSRLDLAKELGATDVINTAEQDLTEEILRLTDGRGADYVVDTTARPELLRKAADAIALRGTLALVGAAKPGTEVTFEIGLSLVKGWTFKTIIQGSSVPQVFIPKLIELWKEGRFPMDKLMQNYNLDQINKGFEDSAKGHVIKPVIVF; this comes from the coding sequence ATGCAGGTAACCGCAGCAGTGGCCAGAGAGCCACACCAGCCGCTCAGTATTGAAGACCTCGAACTCGACGAACTCCGACCTAACGAAGTCCTGGTCAAAATGGTGGCATCAGGTGTGTGCCACACGGATGCGATTGTCCGCGATCAGGTGTACCCCACTCCGTTGCCCGCTGTCCTCGGGCATGAGGGTGCCGGAGTTGTTGAGCGGATCGGCAGTTCAGTAACCACTGTTCAGCCCGGCGACCACGTACTGCTCGCAGCTGCCTATTGCGGCAAATGCGATCGCTGCCGGTCTGGAGAGATGGCGTACTGCGAAAACCTCTTCGCGGCGGATTTCGGTGGACGTCGACCTGACGGCACCACAGCGCTCAGCAAGGATGGAGAAGTAATCTCCTCACACTTCTTCGGCCAGTCCTCCTTCGCCACGTATGCCAACGTCGTGGAGGAGAGCGTGGTCAGGGTTAGTGCGGATGTCCCACTGGAGATTGTTGCCCCGCTGGGCTGCGGCATCCAGACGGGCGCTGGCGCTGTTCTGAATGAACTTAGGCCCCGGCTGAACAGCACGCTGGTGGTCATCGGGACCGGCGCCGTCGGTTCCGGTGCCATCATGGCCGGATCCGTTGCAGGCTGCGGTCGGATCATTGCTGTGGACATTCACACGTCCCGTCTTGATCTCGCCAAGGAACTTGGCGCGACGGATGTCATCAATACCGCTGAGCAGGACCTGACTGAGGAGATCCTTCGCCTCACTGACGGGCGTGGGGCTGACTACGTGGTGGACACAACGGCGCGTCCGGAATTGCTTCGCAAAGCGGCGGATGCCATCGCCCTGCGCGGAACGCTCGCACTGGTAGGTGCTGCCAAGCCGGGAACGGAAGTCACGTTCGAGATCGGCCTTTCGTTGGTCAAGGGGTGGACTTTCAAGACCATCATTCAGGGAAGCTCCGTGCCGCAGGTCTTCATCCCCAAGCTTATTGAGTTGTGGAAGGAAGGCAGATTCCCCATGGACAAGCTGATGCAGAACTACAACTTGGACCAGATCAACAAAGGGTTTGAGGACTCCGCCAAGGGCCACGTGATCAAGCCGGTCATTGTGTTCTAG
- a CDS encoding (2,3-dihydroxybenzoyl)adenylate synthase, which yields MTSHTSEGTVAWPADLAAEFRRKGYWEDRTLGSYIHETADRVPEKIALVDGDVRITYSELANRMDAAAERLLQLGLKADDRMMVQLPNGWQFTILTLACFRAGIIPVMALPAHRKYELSFLTDLSESRAIAVPDVIKDFDHQALAEELAASVPSLDRVLVSGAANPLNARLEEILAPGADPAGARTRLDASAPSPDAPALFLLSGGTTGLPKLITRTHNDYAYNIKATSVPTNVSEDTVYLGTLPASHNFPLACPGILGILFAGGRVVMLPSPEPRKAFAAIEREGVTLSAAVPAVAQRWIEHQEETGGNQLASLEVIQVGGSRLPDEIARKVKPVLGATLQQVFGMAEGLINVTRLDDPEDAICTTQGRPVSEADEVRIVDEAGNDLPDGVPGSILTRGPYTPRGYYRAPEANTRAFTPDGWYASGDIVERRPDGNLIVQGRDKDMINRGGEKISAEEIESLVYRIEDVTMAAAIAMPDEVLGEKLCLYITVKPGAEVTLEQIQKLLRETGVAAFKIPEHLVVVDELPATKVGKINKKELRADIAERLASASAHSK from the coding sequence ATGACCAGCCACACCAGCGAAGGCACCGTCGCCTGGCCTGCAGACCTTGCCGCGGAGTTCCGTCGGAAGGGTTACTGGGAAGACCGGACTTTGGGCAGCTACATCCATGAGACTGCAGACCGCGTCCCGGAGAAGATTGCCTTGGTGGACGGTGACGTCCGGATCACGTACTCGGAACTTGCCAACCGTATGGATGCTGCCGCTGAGCGGCTCCTCCAACTGGGACTCAAGGCGGACGACCGCATGATGGTCCAGCTGCCTAACGGCTGGCAGTTCACCATCCTGACGCTTGCTTGCTTCAGGGCTGGAATTATTCCGGTCATGGCCCTCCCCGCGCACAGGAAGTATGAACTGTCCTTCCTCACGGACCTTTCGGAATCCCGGGCCATCGCCGTGCCCGACGTCATTAAGGACTTTGATCACCAGGCACTGGCGGAGGAACTCGCAGCTTCCGTTCCGTCGCTGGACAGGGTGCTTGTCTCAGGCGCCGCAAACCCTCTGAATGCGAGGTTGGAAGAGATTCTCGCACCGGGCGCTGACCCGGCCGGCGCCCGTACACGACTGGATGCTTCAGCGCCGTCCCCGGACGCGCCGGCCCTGTTCCTTCTCTCCGGCGGCACCACTGGCCTCCCCAAGCTCATCACCCGTACCCACAACGACTACGCCTACAACATCAAGGCCACCTCCGTTCCGACCAATGTCTCCGAAGACACTGTCTACTTGGGCACGCTTCCGGCCAGCCACAATTTCCCGCTCGCCTGCCCGGGCATCCTGGGAATCCTGTTCGCCGGAGGCCGCGTAGTGATGCTCCCCAGCCCTGAGCCGCGGAAGGCCTTCGCAGCGATCGAACGGGAGGGCGTCACGCTCTCCGCGGCAGTTCCGGCTGTAGCTCAGCGCTGGATTGAGCATCAGGAGGAAACCGGTGGCAACCAATTGGCGAGCCTGGAGGTCATCCAAGTAGGGGGCTCGCGGTTGCCGGATGAAATCGCCCGGAAGGTGAAGCCGGTTTTGGGTGCCACGCTGCAGCAAGTCTTTGGCATGGCTGAGGGCCTCATCAATGTCACCCGCCTGGACGACCCCGAGGACGCAATCTGCACGACGCAGGGACGCCCTGTCTCTGAAGCCGACGAGGTCCGGATCGTGGACGAGGCCGGCAACGACCTTCCCGACGGGGTTCCCGGTTCCATCCTTACCCGGGGCCCCTACACTCCCCGAGGTTACTACCGTGCACCCGAAGCTAATACCCGGGCCTTTACTCCTGACGGCTGGTACGCCAGTGGCGACATCGTGGAACGGCGACCGGACGGAAACCTGATTGTCCAAGGCCGTGACAAGGACATGATCAACCGTGGCGGCGAAAAAATTTCCGCCGAGGAGATCGAAAGCCTGGTGTACCGCATCGAGGACGTCACAATGGCCGCTGCTATCGCGATGCCTGATGAAGTACTCGGTGAAAAGCTGTGCCTCTACATCACCGTGAAGCCGGGAGCGGAAGTGACACTGGAGCAGATCCAGAAGCTTCTGCGCGAGACCGGCGTTGCAGCCTTCAAGATTCCGGAACACCTGGTGGTAGTTGATGAGCTGCCGGCAACCAAGGTGGGCAAGATCAATAAGAAGGAACTGCGCGCCGATATCGCCGAACGGCTGGCTTCTGCCAGCGCCCACTCAAAGTAG
- a CDS encoding MFS transporter yields MAFQSPASTTVTPRKSAAVVIFLCFLAIVFDGYDLVVYGAIVPKLLAYEPWGLTAVQTGAIGSYALAGMFIGAILIGYLTDIVGRRKVMMVSIASFSLLMLLTAWAPTPELFGLFRFLAGLGLGGVIPTAIALTVEFSKSNRRNFNNALMFSGYAVGGILAALLSLAFLSSLGFQGMLALGGIPLIVVVPLLFKLLPESPAFLAAKGRRSEAEKIIADYGLDQLPPERAVGDAPAKGRFRTLLTGRLLGAMILFCVAGICGQTLVYGLNTWLPQLMVIANYSLASSLSFLLTVNIGAVVGVLVSSRLADKFGPRNVTAISFACSGVALVLMGTGIMPLVVMYFLVGVVGFGSVGAQILVNGFVATYFSGATRATALGITLGIGRIGAVLAISGGGVLVAASLGNFINFSIWAIAAAIGVVAVLAVPRAPGAQEQGEGSAPSSTDTTILH; encoded by the coding sequence ATGGCTTTTCAATCGCCAGCCTCAACAACGGTTACCCCCCGCAAATCGGCGGCCGTCGTCATTTTTCTCTGCTTCCTCGCCATCGTTTTTGATGGTTATGATCTGGTCGTTTACGGTGCGATCGTTCCGAAACTCCTGGCCTACGAGCCGTGGGGTCTTACTGCAGTGCAAACAGGTGCCATCGGCAGCTATGCGCTGGCTGGTATGTTTATCGGCGCCATCCTGATCGGCTATCTCACGGATATTGTCGGTCGCCGGAAGGTCATGATGGTCTCCATCGCTTCCTTCTCCCTCTTGATGCTCCTGACCGCGTGGGCTCCAACTCCCGAACTGTTTGGCCTCTTCCGGTTCCTGGCCGGCCTGGGCCTTGGTGGTGTGATTCCGACGGCTATCGCCTTGACAGTGGAGTTTTCAAAGTCGAACAGGCGCAACTTCAACAACGCCCTGATGTTCTCTGGATACGCCGTCGGTGGCATACTGGCTGCCCTGCTCTCCCTTGCTTTCCTGTCCAGTTTGGGTTTTCAAGGCATGCTTGCGCTGGGTGGAATCCCGCTGATTGTCGTAGTTCCACTACTCTTCAAGCTCCTGCCGGAATCACCCGCTTTCCTTGCCGCTAAGGGCCGCCGGAGTGAGGCCGAAAAGATCATCGCCGATTATGGCCTGGATCAACTGCCGCCGGAGCGTGCTGTCGGTGATGCACCGGCGAAGGGGAGGTTCCGCACACTGTTGACGGGTCGGCTGCTCGGAGCCATGATCCTCTTCTGCGTTGCCGGGATCTGCGGACAGACGCTGGTCTACGGCCTGAATACCTGGCTTCCCCAACTGATGGTCATCGCCAACTACTCGCTGGCCTCATCGTTGTCCTTCCTCCTGACCGTTAACATCGGGGCCGTAGTGGGCGTTCTCGTGTCTTCCCGCCTGGCTGACAAATTTGGGCCGCGGAACGTCACTGCGATTTCGTTTGCTTGTTCCGGCGTTGCGCTTGTCCTTATGGGCACCGGCATCATGCCGCTCGTCGTCATGTATTTCCTGGTAGGAGTGGTGGGCTTCGGCTCTGTTGGTGCGCAGATCCTCGTCAACGGATTTGTTGCTACCTACTTCTCCGGCGCCACCCGGGCCACCGCTTTGGGCATCACCTTGGGAATCGGGCGCATTGGCGCTGTCCTCGCCATCTCCGGTGGCGGCGTCCTGGTGGCAGCCTCACTGGGGAACTTCATCAACTTCTCCATTTGGGCCATCGCCGCTGCCATAGGCGTGGTGGCCGTGCTGGCCGTGCCTAGGGCCCCTGGGGCGCAGGAACAGGGCGAAGGTTCGGCCCCCAGTTCAACAGATACGACAATTCTTCACTAG
- a CDS encoding FAD-dependent monooxygenase encodes MALRVACIGGGPGGLFFSTLFKQTVPDAEVVLFERNQATDAFGFGVVFSDATLNRINDADPVVRDGLRDYGTHWEDIEVWLKGEQKSFAGNGMAAIYRKTLLKLMQERAAEVGVDTRFGQYVPDLQQLSDFDLIVGADGANSSTREQLGESLGHSAETATAKFIWFGTTYKFNGLTFVHRQSEFGNFAVHAYPISEDLSTFIVETDEETWRKAGLDEFDASQPPGPSDLKTQRFLEKLFAEDIAGEPLVANNSRWANFRTRRTRTWHKDNVVLLGDAVHTAHFSVGSGTKMAMEDAITLVREVAAHQDDLELAFTNYEAERQPQVAKIQNQARGGLSWWEHFSRYYNSFEPTQFTFHFFSRSIDIDKIRQRDPGLVESAEQDWLDRHGSTPLETPLTAGSTPFNGRLLTLTEQGREFALKHDDNNLTLVTDPAKANANTGLLLTAPDHEEGLAAIFEKLPADAAAVVIQGGNPFTRILLSEEAKLGRGLTTVIVDDRGPASNLTLVLSGRADAVATVTEGASNA; translated from the coding sequence ATGGCACTTCGCGTAGCCTGCATTGGCGGCGGTCCTGGCGGACTGTTCTTTTCAACTTTGTTCAAGCAGACCGTCCCCGACGCTGAGGTAGTTCTGTTCGAGCGCAACCAGGCAACTGACGCCTTCGGGTTCGGCGTGGTCTTTTCCGACGCAACCCTGAACCGCATCAACGATGCTGACCCCGTGGTCCGCGATGGCCTGCGAGACTATGGCACCCATTGGGAAGATATTGAAGTCTGGCTCAAGGGCGAGCAGAAGTCCTTCGCCGGCAATGGCATGGCGGCTATCTACCGGAAAACCCTGCTCAAGCTCATGCAGGAGCGCGCAGCCGAAGTCGGCGTCGATACACGGTTTGGGCAGTACGTCCCGGATCTCCAGCAGTTGTCCGACTTTGATCTGATTGTTGGCGCCGACGGCGCAAACTCTTCCACCCGCGAACAGCTCGGCGAAAGCCTCGGTCACTCCGCTGAAACAGCCACAGCCAAGTTCATTTGGTTCGGAACCACTTACAAATTCAACGGTCTCACCTTCGTTCATCGGCAAAGTGAGTTCGGCAATTTCGCCGTCCATGCCTACCCGATCAGCGAGGATCTGAGCACGTTCATCGTGGAAACGGATGAAGAAACCTGGCGCAAGGCAGGTCTGGATGAGTTCGATGCCAGCCAGCCTCCAGGCCCGTCGGACCTGAAGACCCAACGATTCCTGGAAAAGCTCTTCGCCGAGGACATCGCTGGTGAACCGCTGGTAGCGAACAACTCCCGCTGGGCCAATTTCCGCACCCGCCGCACGCGCACCTGGCACAAAGACAACGTCGTGTTGTTGGGCGATGCAGTCCACACCGCGCACTTCTCTGTTGGTTCCGGCACCAAGATGGCCATGGAAGATGCCATCACGCTGGTTCGTGAAGTGGCGGCGCATCAGGATGACCTTGAGCTGGCCTTCACCAACTATGAAGCCGAGCGCCAGCCGCAGGTGGCAAAGATCCAGAACCAGGCCCGCGGCGGCCTGAGCTGGTGGGAACACTTCTCGCGCTACTACAACTCCTTTGAGCCCACGCAATTCACGTTCCACTTCTTCTCCCGCAGCATCGACATCGACAAAATCCGTCAACGCGACCCGGGTTTGGTTGAATCCGCGGAACAGGACTGGCTTGATCGTCACGGTAGTACGCCTCTGGAAACGCCTCTCACGGCAGGTTCTACGCCCTTCAATGGCCGTCTATTGACGCTCACCGAACAGGGGCGTGAGTTCGCCCTGAAGCACGACGACAACAACCTCACCTTGGTCACGGACCCGGCAAAAGCGAACGCCAACACCGGCCTCCTGCTCACCGCGCCCGACCATGAAGAAGGACTGGCCGCAATTTTCGAGAAACTGCCGGCCGATGCTGCTGCCGTGGTGATCCAGGGCGGCAACCCGTTCACCCGCATCCTGCTCTCGGAAGAAGCCAAGCTTGGACGCGGCCTGACCACCGTGATCGTGGACGACCGAGGTCCGGCATCCAATCTGACCCTGGTCCTCTCCGGACGTGCTGACGCTGTTGCTACTGTCACCGAGGGAGCTTCCAATGCATAG
- a CDS encoding aldehyde dehydrogenase, translating to MQTQLIIDNEPRSGREGKTFERRHPVTGALVTESAAAGVDDALDAVESASKAFASWSTTGPSERRAVMLKAAEIMERRGPEFIETMMSEVGAAGLWAGFNVFLTAQLFREAAGLASQIQGETLPTDKPGTLSMTVRQPAGVVLSMAPWNGAGVLAARAIAYPIVCGNSVVFRASETSPKTHAIIAEVLHEAGLPAGVLNFLTSTAEDSDRVVEAIIAHPAVRRINFTGSTTVGRIIAEKAARYLKPVLLELGGKAPFVVLDDADIDGAVNAAVFGSFLYQGQICMSTERFVVDEKIADEFVGKFAARAAQLGAGDPLTDENCIIGPMIREESGTRINGLIDDALAKGAELVVGEHANGASMPATIVDKVSPEMSIYDQETFGPITTVVRVSGVEEAVQVANDTEYGLAAAVFGKDSTRALQVAMQIQAGHVHVNGATVQNEAQAPYGGMKNSGYGRFDGRAVINEFTELKWITVEQSDQQYPF from the coding sequence TTGCAAACGCAACTCATCATTGACAACGAGCCCCGCAGCGGACGCGAAGGAAAGACGTTTGAACGGCGGCACCCTGTGACCGGAGCGTTGGTGACAGAAAGTGCTGCGGCCGGCGTCGACGATGCGCTGGATGCCGTGGAATCGGCGTCGAAAGCATTCGCTTCCTGGTCCACCACTGGACCCAGCGAACGCCGTGCGGTGATGTTGAAAGCCGCCGAAATCATGGAGCGTCGCGGGCCTGAGTTTATCGAGACCATGATGTCCGAAGTTGGCGCCGCTGGACTTTGGGCTGGTTTCAACGTCTTCCTGACAGCCCAGCTGTTCCGTGAGGCGGCCGGCCTTGCCAGCCAGATCCAGGGCGAAACCCTCCCCACCGACAAGCCCGGAACCCTCTCCATGACCGTCCGCCAGCCAGCTGGTGTGGTTCTCAGCATGGCACCGTGGAATGGGGCAGGTGTTCTCGCCGCTCGCGCAATCGCCTACCCGATCGTCTGTGGAAACTCGGTCGTATTCCGGGCCTCGGAGACCAGCCCGAAGACCCACGCCATCATTGCCGAGGTCCTGCATGAGGCGGGACTTCCGGCCGGTGTCCTTAACTTCCTGACCAGCACAGCGGAAGACTCGGATCGTGTTGTGGAAGCCATCATCGCGCATCCGGCAGTCCGGCGGATCAACTTCACCGGATCCACCACGGTCGGGCGGATCATCGCTGAGAAGGCGGCCCGCTACCTGAAGCCGGTGCTGCTGGAACTCGGTGGCAAGGCTCCGTTCGTGGTCCTTGATGACGCCGACATTGATGGCGCCGTCAATGCTGCCGTCTTTGGGTCTTTCCTGTACCAAGGTCAGATTTGTATGTCCACCGAGCGTTTCGTGGTGGATGAGAAGATTGCCGATGAGTTCGTCGGAAAGTTCGCGGCTCGGGCTGCTCAGTTGGGCGCCGGAGATCCGCTCACTGACGAGAACTGCATCATTGGCCCCATGATTCGTGAAGAGTCCGGCACACGCATCAACGGACTCATTGACGACGCACTGGCAAAGGGTGCTGAACTCGTAGTGGGGGAGCATGCCAATGGTGCGTCCATGCCTGCCACCATTGTGGACAAGGTCAGCCCGGAGATGTCTATCTACGACCAAGAGACGTTTGGTCCCATCACCACGGTAGTCCGCGTTTCCGGCGTCGAAGAAGCGGTCCAGGTTGCCAACGACACCGAGTACGGCCTGGCAGCGGCGGTCTTCGGCAAGGACAGCACCCGGGCCCTGCAGGTGGCGATGCAGATCCAGGCAGGCCACGTGCACGTGAACGGTGCGACGGTGCAGAACGAGGCCCAGGCTCCCTACGGTGGCATGAAGAACAGCGGCTACGGCCGGTTCGATGGCCGAGCCGTTATCAACGAGTTCACCGAGCTCAAGTGGATCACGGTGGAGCAGTCCGACCAGCAGTACCCCTTCTAA
- a CDS encoding PaaX family transcriptional regulator, producing MQWKPRAVILDLFGDYLRYAGSEVKLADITALLAVFDIEAATVRVNLSRLRKEGWFTTRRVGRETVYSLTPHMLEILDDGRERIFRRRDEAWEGRWTMAIYQVPESERAVREQLRKQLAWHGFGQLSPSTWMSPHDLMDEVRQIGIENPLAKVDALWCGTGNLQEDRDLATRCWDLDQLGQDYEHFIQSYCTLDNQTVNAAKDGRTALVERMRIIGDFRRFLFRDPYLPRDLQPENWPSGEAYRLFGAVHRQLGPAATDFVSSTLGHEIGPGREVAAEVGVR from the coding sequence GTGCAGTGGAAACCCAGAGCAGTGATCCTGGATCTTTTCGGGGATTACCTACGCTATGCCGGCAGTGAAGTGAAGCTCGCAGACATCACCGCATTACTGGCAGTATTCGATATTGAAGCAGCCACGGTGCGCGTCAACCTGTCCCGACTCCGCAAGGAGGGCTGGTTCACCACCCGGCGCGTCGGCCGCGAGACCGTCTACTCACTCACGCCCCACATGTTGGAAATACTCGACGACGGCCGCGAGCGGATCTTCCGACGCAGGGATGAGGCGTGGGAGGGCCGATGGACCATGGCCATCTACCAGGTTCCGGAATCCGAACGAGCGGTACGCGAGCAACTCCGGAAGCAACTCGCATGGCACGGATTCGGCCAACTCTCACCATCAACCTGGATGAGCCCTCATGACCTCATGGACGAAGTCCGCCAAATCGGGATCGAGAATCCCCTGGCCAAAGTCGATGCTCTCTGGTGCGGCACCGGGAACCTCCAGGAAGACAGGGACCTGGCTACCCGCTGCTGGGACCTGGACCAACTCGGCCAAGACTACGAACACTTCATTCAGTCCTACTGCACACTGGACAACCAAACGGTCAACGCCGCAAAGGATGGAAGAACGGCCCTCGTGGAGCGAATGCGCATCATCGGCGACTTCCGACGCTTCCTCTTCCGGGACCCCTACCTCCCACGCGATCTCCAGCCCGAGAATTGGCCCAGCGGCGAGGCGTACCGCCTATTCGGGGCCGTGCACCGACAGCTGGGGCCGGCCGCCACGGACTTCGTCTCCAGCACTCTTGGCCACGAGATCGGACCCGGCCGCGAGGTTGCGGCAGAAGTCGGCGTCCGCTGA